The following nucleotide sequence is from Leptotrichia trevisanii DSM 22070.
TATCCTGTCTGGCTGTAAGGATGCCACTGAAATTGAATATTTTCTTGATCTTAGGCAGGAATACTTCACTCAGTTGCTGGATTTAAAGCATGGAACACCTTCCCATGATACAATTTCGCATATTTTTAGAATCATAAAGCCG
It contains:
- a CDS encoding transposase family protein, whose product is MKLEILNFFENLEDTRKNKGKMYKLNDVIIMSIFAILSGCKDATEIEYFLDLRQEYFTQLLDLKHGTPSHDTISHIFRIIKP